One window of Tepidimicrobium xylanilyticum genomic DNA carries:
- a CDS encoding transposase encodes MATLPKEVLRNMIVDGDLKTVNDLHTYLKEMFKDALQEMLEAELEVELGYVKGDKKNKNTDNRRNGTTKKTVSTRFGEIELDIP; translated from the coding sequence ATGGCAACTTTACCAAAGGAAGTTTTAAGAAATATGATAGTAGATGGAGATTTAAAAACAGTAAATGATCTCCACACATATCTTAAAGAAATGTTTAAAGATGCACTACAAGAGATGTTAGAGGCAGAATTAGAGGTAGAATTAGGATATGTAAAAGGAGATAAAAAGAACAAAAATACAGATAATCGTAGAAATGGTACTACGAAAAAGACTGTAAGCACTCGTTTTGGAGAAATTGAGTTAGATATACCAAG